One Rhododendron vialii isolate Sample 1 chromosome 2a, ASM3025357v1 genomic region harbors:
- the LOC131316495 gene encoding zinc finger protein ZAT8-like codes for MTILKRSREQDRDVEALAMANSLMLLISRVGAAPGRVFACKTCNWEFPSFQALGSHWASHKKPRLMAADEDFLQSQTTPEKPKALECSIYELEFAIGQAAAAEREASATRGQREKSRWVMRGYRAKVFLRWWWSERRGWWRDSIGIEGFASEKRRWWKGIGEGGGGG; via the coding sequence ATGACCATACTGAAAAGAAGCAGAGAACAAGACCGAGACGTGGAAGCACTGGCCATGGCCAACAGCCTCATGCTCCTAATCTCACGAGTCGGCGCCGCCCCCGGCCGCGTCTTCGCCTGTAAGACGTGCAACTGGGAGTTCCCGTCGTTCCAAGCCCTCGGCAGCCACTGGGCCAGCCACAAGAAGCCCAGATTGATGGCGGCGGACGAGGACTTCCTCCAATCTCAGACGACGCCGGAGAAGCCGAAGGCGCTCGAGTGCTCTATCTATGAGCTGGAGTTCGCAATAGGgcaggcggcggcggcggagaggGAGGCGTCGGCGACGAGGGGGCAGAGGGAGAAGTCGAGGTGGGTCATGAGGGGGTACCGCGCCAAGGTCTTCttgaggtggtggtggtcggaGCGGAGGGGCTGGTGGCGGGACTCAATCGGAATAGAAGGATTTGCAAGCGAAAAACGACGGTGGTGGAAAGGGATCGGAGAAGGAGGAGGTGGCGGTTAA